From one Trifolium pratense cultivar HEN17-A07 linkage group LG1, ARS_RC_1.1, whole genome shotgun sequence genomic stretch:
- the LOC123899609 gene encoding dihydroorotate dehydrogenase (quinone), mitochondrial, which translates to MAAWSSRKLLRDVFLKRGVLNRFSSGRGFSSAPENAPKIGYYSKKGRLFTGATLGLVIAGGAYVSTVDEATFCGWLFSATKLVNPLFALMDAEFAHKLAVSAAARCWVPREKRPDPSILGLEVWGRKFSNPVGLAAGFDKNAEAVDGLLGMGFGFVEVGSVTPVPQDGNPKPRMFRLRNEGAVINRCGFNSEGIVAVAKRLGVQHGKRKLDETSSTSTNSNNEVKHGGKAGPGILGVNLGKNKTSEDAAADYVQGVHTLSQFADYLVINVSSPNTPGLRMLQGRKQLKDLVKKVQAARDEMQWGEEGPPPLLVKIAPDLSKEDLEDIAAVALALHLDGLIISNTTISRPDPVNKNPLASETGGLSGKPLFNLSTNILKEMYILTRGRIPLIGCGGISSGEDAYKKIRAGATLVQLYTAFAYGGPALIPQIKAELAACLEKDGFKSILDAVGADCR; encoded by the exons ATGGCCGCATGGTCTTCTAGAAAGTTGCTCAGAGATGTTTTTCTCAAAAGGGGAGTTTTGAATCGATTTTCAAGTGGTAGAGGTTTTTCTTCTGCACCTGAAAATGCTCCTAAGATTGGTTACTATTCCAAAAAA GGAAGACTGTTTACAGGAGCCACGTTAGGCCTAGTTATAGCTGGTGGAGCTTATGTGAGTACTGTGGATGAAGCTACTTTCTG TGGATGGTTATTCTCAGCAACAAAACTCGTGAATCCCTTGTTCGCTTTGATGGATGCCGAGTTTGCACACAAACTAGCGGTCTCAGCTGCAGCTCGTTGTTGGGTTCCAAGGGAGAAGAGGCCCGATCCATCAATCTTAGGGTTAGAGGTTTGGGGAAGAAAGTTTTCCAATCCAGTAGGTCTTGCTGCAGGCTTTGATAAAAACGCCGAGGCTGTGGATGGCTTACTTGGTATGGGCTTTGGCTTTGTAGAAGTTGGCTCTGTTACTCCTGTCCCTCAGGATGGCAATCCAAAGCCTCGAATGTTCAGGTTGCGAAATGAAGG CGCTGTTATAAATAGATGTGGCTTTAATAGTGAGGGGATTGTTGCTGTTGCAAAACGGCTCGGTGTTCAGCATGGTAAGAGGAAACTAGATGAAACTTCTAGCACTTCAACGAATTCAAATAATGAAGTCAAACATGGTGGAAAAGCTGGCCCTGGTATTCTTGGTGTCAATCTTGGCAAGAACAAGACAAGTGAAGATGCTGCAGCAGATTATGTTCAAGGAGTACATACATTGTCCCAATTTGCTGATTATTTG GTGATTAATGTTTCATCACCCAATACCCCTGGCTTGCGCATGCTTCAAGGAAGAAAGCAATTGAAGGATCTTGTGAAGAAG GTTCAGGCTGCACGTGATGAAATGCAATGGGGTGAGGAGGGTCCCCCTCCTTTGCTGGTAAAAATTGCACCAGATTTGTCAAAAGAAGACCTTGAAGATATTGCTGCA GTTGCTTTGGCTCTTCACTTGGATGGATTG ATTATATCAAATACAACTATTTCAAGACCCGATCCTGTCAATAAAAATCCATTGGCCTCAGAAACTGGTGGCTTGAGTGGGAAGCCTCTCTTCAATCTCTCTACCAATATCTTGAAGGAGATGTATATCTTGACAAGG GGCAGGATTCCTTTGATCGGATGTGGGGGCATTAGCAG TGGCGAGGATGCGTACAAGAAAATAAGAGCTGGAGCAACTCTTGTTCAGCTTTATACAGCATTTGCTTATGGTGGACCCGCACTTATTCCTCAAATAAAG GCTGAACTAGCTGCATGCTTGGAAAAAGATGGTTTCAAATCCATCCTTGATGCAGTTGGTGCAGATTGCAGATGA
- the LOC123901441 gene encoding anthranilate synthase alpha subunit 2, chloroplastic-like, whose amino-acid sequence MMMEALSLSTLTFPTISLSRSKSNYRPIKCAAQSLPLVDNADKFLEASKKGNVIPLYRCIFSDHLTPVLAYRCLVKEDERDAPSFLFESAEPGLQISSTGRYSVVGAQPCMEIVAKENMVTIMDHEEGRKTEEIVVDPLVIPRRIMEKWTPQLIDDLPEAFCGGWVGYFSYDTMRYVEKKKLPFANAPFDDRGLPDVHLGLYDNVIVFDHVEKKAYVIHWVRLDRYSSAEEALNDGMDRLETLVSRVHDIITPRLPAGSIELFTRLFGPKLELSNMTNEEYMNAVLQAKEHILAGDIFQIVLSQRFERRTFADPFEVYRALRIVNPSPYMTYLQARGSILVASSPEILTRVKKGKITNRPLAGTVRRGKTPKEDIMLEKDLLNDEKQCAEHRMLVDLGRNDVGKVSKPGSVQVEKLMNIERYSHVMHISSTVTGELLDGLTSWDALRAALPVGTVSGAPKVKAMELIDQLEVARRGPYSGGFGGISFSGDMDIALALRTIVFPTDTRFDTMYSYKDVNKRREWIAHLQAGAGIVADSDPADEQRECENKAAGLARAIDLAESSFVDK is encoded by the exons ATGATGATGGAAGCTCTATCCCTGTCAACTCTTACTTTCCCAACCATCTCACTTTCCAGATCCAAGTCCAACTACCGTCCGATCAAATGCGCCGCTCAGTCTCTTCCTCTAG tTGATAATGCAGATAAGTTTCTAGAAGCTTCTAAGAAAGGAAATGTGATTCCTCTATACCGTTGCATATTCTCCGATCATCTCACTCCGGTTCTTGCTTACCGGTGTTTGGTTAAAGAAGATGAAAGAGATGCTCCTAGCTTTTTATTTGAATCAGCTGAACCTGGTCTTCAGATTTCTAGTACT GGAAGGTATAGTGTGGTGGGAGCTCAGCCTTGTATGGAAATTGTGGCAAAAGAAAATATGGTTACTATAATGGATCATGAGGAAGGGCGAAAGACAGAGGAGATTGTGGTTGATCCGTTGGTGATTCCTCGTAGGATCATGGAGAAATGGACGCCTCAACTTATCGATGATCTTCCTGAAGCGTTTTGCG GTGGTTGGGTAGGTTATTTCTCGTATGATACAATGCGCTATGTAGAAAAGAAGAAACTTCCCTTTGCTAATGCCCCCTTTGATGACAGAGGCCTTCCTGATGTTCATCTGGGCCTTTATGATAATGTGATCGTGTTTGATCATGTTGAAAAG AAAGCATATGTGATTCATTGGGTTCGGTTAGATCGATATTCTTCTGCTGAGGAAGCCCTCAATGATGGAATGGACAGGCTGGAAACACTAGTATCTAGGGTGCATGATATAATAAC CCCAAGGCTGCCTGCAGGTTCAATAGAGTTATTCACTCGTCTCTTTGGTCCTAAACTGGAGCTGTCAAACATGACAAATGAGGAATACATGAACGCGGTATTGCAGGCTAAAGAGCACATACTTGCTGGTGACATTTTTCAAATTGTCTTAAGTCAACGGTTTGAGCGCCGAACATTTGCAGACCCTTTTGAAGTCTACAGAGCTTTGAGAATTGTTAATCCTAGTCCATACATGACTTATTTGCAG GCCAGAGGGAGTATATTGGTTGCTTCAAGTCCAGAAATACTTACACGGGTGAAGAAG GGAAAAATCACCAATAGGCCCCTTGCTGGGACTGTTAGAAGAGGGAAAACACCAAAAGAAGATATAATGTTGGAGAAAGATCTTTTGAATGATGAAAAACAATGCGCAGAGCACAGAATGCTAGTTGATTTGGGGAGAAACGATGTTGGAAAG GTCTCCAAACCCGGTTCTGTTCAAGTTGAAAAACTTATGAACATTGAGCGGTATTCCCACGTTATGCATATAAGCTCTACC GTCACTGGGGAGTTATTAGATGGCTTAACAAGCTGGGATGCATTGCGGGCTGCATTACCTGTCGGTACAGTTAGCGGAGCACCAAAG GTGAAAGCCATGGAGTTGATTGATCAGTTGGAAGTTGCAAGACGTGGGCCATATAGTGGCGGTTTTGGAGGCATATCTTTTTCTGGTGATATGGACATTGCCCTCGCGTTGAGGACAATAGTTTTCCCCACTGATACTCGCTTTGATACAATGTACTCCTATAAGGATGTGAACAAACGCAGAGAATGGATTGCCCATCTCCAGGCAGGAGCGGGAATTGTGGCTGACAGTGATCCAGCCGACGAGCAAAGAGAATGTGAGAACAAAGCTGCAGGACTTGCACGTGCCATTGATCTTGCAGAATCTTCATTTGTTGACAAATGA
- the LOC123901457 gene encoding probable prefoldin subunit 5, with protein MASSKSGRETAMTLERMSVEQLKAVKEQADMEVNLLQDSLTNIGTATTRLEIATTALNDLSLRSLGSKILVPLTASLYVPATLQDPHHVLVDIGTGYFVEKTMPEGKDYCERKISLLKSNFDQLVEVASKKKNVADEAGVILQAKLKQLASSS; from the exons ATGGCTTCATCGAAGAGTGGAAGAGAAACAGCAATGACTCTTGAGAGGATGAGCGTTGAACAGTTGAAAGCAGTTAAAGAACAAGCTGATATGGAAGTTAATCTTCTTCAAGACAGTCTCACTAATATCGGCACCGCCACCACTCGTCTTGAAATCGCCACCACCGCTCTCAACGATCTCTCTCTCCGTTCTCTCGGTAGTAAAATTCTTGTTCCTCTTACCGCTTCTCTTTACGTTCCTGCTACTCTTCAAGATCCTCATCATGTTCTCGTTGATATCGGAACTGGTTATTTCGTTGAG AAAACGATGCCTGAAGGAAAAGATTATTGTGAACGCAAAATCAGTTTACTCAAATCTAACTTCGATCAACTTGTTGAG GTTGCatccaaaaagaaaaatgttgcAGATGAAGCTGGAGTTATTTTACAGGCAAAGTTGAAGCAATTAGCATCTTCATCCTAA
- the LOC123901405 gene encoding probable pre-mRNA-splicing factor ATP-dependent RNA helicase DEAH5 isoform X3, whose product MHLQMQQQVYVKVISVSGSKLSLSMRDVDQHTGKDLLPLKKRSEEETFRTNPQDSKDGPVARTGLSGIRIVEEDDVGSSRRPLKRMSSPEIWEAKQLIASGVLSVSEYPSYDDEADGVMYQEEGAEEELEIEMNDDEPAFLQGQTKSSIDMSPVKIFKNPEGSLGRAAALQSALIKERREVREQQQRTMIDSIPKDLNRPWEDPMPESGERHLAQELKGVGLSAYDMPEWKKDAYGKTITFGQRSKLSIQEQRESLPIYKLKKELIQAVHDNQVLVVIGETGSGKTTQVTQYLAEAGYTTRGKIGCTQPRRVAAMSVAKRVAEEFGCRLGEEVGYAIRFEDCTGPDTVIKYMTDGMLLREILVDENLSQYFVIMLDEAHERTIYTDVLFGLLKQLVKRRPELRLIVTSATLDAENFSGYFFNCNIFTIPGRTFPVEVLYTKQPESDYLDASLITVLQIHLTEPEGDILLFLTGQEEIDFACQSLYERMKGLGKNVPELIILPVYSALPSEMQSRIFDPAPPGKRKVVVATNIAEASLTIDGIFYVIDPGFAKQNVYNPKLGLDSLVITPISQASAKQRAGRAGRTGPGKCYRLYTESAYRNEMSPTSIPEIQRINLGTTTLSMKAMGINDLLSFDFMDPPSPQALISAMEQLYSLGALDEEGLLTKLGRKMAEFPLDPPLSKMLLASVDLGCSDEILTIIAMIQTGNIFYRPREKQAQADQKKARFFQAEGDHLTLLAVYESWKSKNFSGPWCFENFVQSRSLRRAQDVRKQLLTIMDKYKLDVVSA is encoded by the exons ATGCATCTACAAATGCAACAACAGGTTTATGTGAAGGTGATTTCGGTTTCTGGTTCGAAGTTGAGTCTTTCCATGAGGGATGTTGATCAACATACCGGGAAGGATCTTCTTCCGTTGAAGAAGAGATCGGAGGAGGAGACTTTTCGGACTAATCCACAAGATTCAAAAGATGGTCCGGTGGCTAGGACAGGGCTTTCTGGGATCAGGATTGTTGAAGAGGATGATGTTGGTTCTTCGCGCAGGCCGTTGAAGAGAATGAGCTCTCCTGAGATATGGGAAGCGAAACAGTTGATTGCTTCGGGGGTTTTGAGTGTTTCGGAGTATCCGTCTTATGATGATGAGGCAGATGGAGTGATGTACCAAGAAGAAGGTGCTGAGGAAGAGCTTGAGATTGAGATGAATGACGATGAACCTGCCTTCTTGCAAGGGCAGACCAAATCGTCAATAGATATGTCTCCTGTTAAGATATTTAAGAATCCAGAAGGTTCTCTGGGTCGTGCTGCTGCACTTCAGTCTGCGCTTATAAAGGAACGAAGGGAAGTAAGAGAACAGCAACAACGAACGATGATTGATTCAATTCCAAAGGATCTCAATCGTCCTTGGGAAGACCCTATGCCAGAGTCAGGTGAAAGGCATCTTGCTCAGGAGTTGAAGGGTGTTGGCTTATCGGCCTATGATATGCCAGAATGGAAGAAGGATGCCTATGGGAAAACCATTACTTTTGGGCAAAGGTCAAAGCTGTCTATTCAGGAACAGAGGGAGAGTTTGCCAATTTACAAGTTAAAAAAAGAATTGATTCAGGCTGTCCATGATAATCAGGTATTGGTTGTCATTGGTGAAACCGGTTCGGGAAAGACTACTCAGGTCACACAATATCTTGCTGAAGCAGGTTACACCACAAGAGGTAAAATTGGATGTACTCAACCCCGTAGGGTGGCTGCAATGTCAGTTGCAAAGAGAGTTGCAGAAGAGTTTGGATGTAGATTAGGGGAGGAAGTAGGTTATGCCATTCGGTTTGAGGATTGCACTGGACCTGATACCGTAATCAAGTACATGACCGATGGTATGCTTCTTAGGGAAATATTGGTTGATGAGAACCTGTCACAGTATTTTGTTATCATGCTTGATGAAGCCCATGAGAGAACTATTTATACGGATGTTCTCTTCGGACTGCTGAAGCAGCTGGTGAAGCGTAGACCTGAGTTGCGATTGATTGTCACATCTGCTACTCTTGATGCTGAAAATTTTTCAGGATACTTCTTTAACTGTAACATCTTCACAATTCCTGGCAGAACTTTTCCGGTGGAGGTACTTTATACTAAACAGCCAGAAAGTGATTACTTGGATGCATCTTTGATCACTGTCCTACAGATCCATTTAACAGAACCTGAAGGAGACATTCTTCTCTTCTTAACTGGTCAGGAGGAGATTGATTTTGCTTGCCAGTCTCTCTATGAGAGAATGAAGGGATTAGGTAAGAATGTCCCAGAGCTGATCATTTTACCTGTTTATAGTGCCCTTCCTAGTGAAATGCAATCTAGGATATTCGATCCTGCTCCTCCTGGGAAAAGGAAAGTGGTTGTGGCTACAAACATTGCTGAGGCTTCTTTGACTATTGATGGGATATTTTATGTCATTGATCCGGGGTTTGCTAAGCAAAATGTTTATAACCCGAAACTAGGTCTTGATTCCTTGGTGATAACTCCAATATCACAAGCGTCTGCTAAACAAAGAGCTGGACGTGCAGGGCGTACTGGACCTGGAAAATGTTACCGTCTTTATACCGAGAGTGCATATAGGAATGAGATGTCTCCTACTTCAATTCCAGAGATTCAAAGGATAAATCTGGGCACAACTACTCTTAGCATGAAAGCTATGGGTATAAATGATCTTCTATCATTTGATTTTATGGATCCACCTTCACCCCAAGCACTTATTTCCGCCATGGAGCAGCTCTACAGTCTTGGAGCATTGGATGAAGAGGGTCTTCTAACCAAATTGGGTAGGAAAATGGCTGAATTTCCTTTGGATCCGCCACTGTCCAAGATGCTGCTTGCCAGTGTAGACCTTGGATGCAGTGATGAGATTTTGACCATAATTGCCATGATCCAGACTGGCAATATTTTTTACAGGCCCAGGGAAAAACAAGCTCAAGCAGATCAGAAAAAGGCAAGGTTTTTCCAGGCAGAGGGTGACCATCTTACACTACTTGCTGTTTATGAATCCTGGAAAAGTAAAAACTTTTCTGGACCTTGGTGTTTTGAGAACTTTGTTCAATCTCGATCCTTGAGAAGAGCCCAGGATGTAAGGAAACAACTTCTCACCATCATGGATAA GTACAAAttggatgttgtgagtgcttga